A stretch of Lathyrus oleraceus cultivar Zhongwan6 chromosome 6, CAAS_Psat_ZW6_1.0, whole genome shotgun sequence DNA encodes these proteins:
- the LOC127098016 gene encoding aquaporin TIP4-1 codes for MAKIALGTAQEATQPDCIQALIVEFIATFLFVFAGVGSAITADKLSGDALVGLFFVAITHAFVVAVMISAAHISGGHLNPAVTLGLLVGGHITIVRSVLYWIDQLIASAAACYLLHYLTGGLTTPAHTLASGIGYTQGVVWEIVLTFSLLFTVYATMVDPKKGALAGLGPTLVGFVVGANILAGGAFSAASMNPARSFGPALVSGNWTDHWVYWVGPLIGGGLAGFVYENFFINREHVPLVDEESY; via the exons ATGGCCAAAATCGCGTTAGGAACCGCCCAAGAAGCCACTCAACCTGATTGCATCCAGGCTCTCATTGTTGAATTCATTGCCACCTTTCTCTTTGTCTTTGCTGGTGTTGGTTCTGCAATCACTGCCG ATAAACTCAGTGGAGATGCGTTGGTCGGATTGTTTTTTGTGGCTATAACACATGCTTTTGTGGTGGCTGTAATGATTTCCGCCGCTCACATTTCCGGTGGCCATTTGAATCCCGCCGTGACATTGGGCCTCCTTGTCGGCGGCCACATCACCATCGTCCGATCGGTTTTATATTGGATTGATCAATTGATAGCTTCTGCAGCAGCTTGTTATCTTCTTCATTACCTAACCGGTGGATTG ACAACTCCAGCTCATACACTTGCAAGTGGAATAGGGTACACACAAGGAGTAGTTTGGGAGATTGTGTTGACATTCTCTTTGTTGTTCACTGTTTATGCAACAATGGTTGATCCTAAGAAGGGAGCACTTGCTGGGCTTGGGCCAACATTGGTTGGGTTTGTGGTGGGGGCTAATATCTTGGCTGGTGGGGCTTTTTCAGCTGCTTCAATGAACCCAGCAAGATCTTTTGGGCCTGCTTTGGTTAGTGGAAATTGGACTGATCATTGGGTTTATTGGGTTGGGCCACTTATTGGTGGTGGGCTTGCTGGTTTTGTTTATGAGAATTTCTTTATTAATAGAGAACATGTTCCTCTTGTTGATGAAGAAAGCTACTAA